Proteins encoded by one window of Carassius auratus strain Wakin chromosome 8, ASM336829v1, whole genome shotgun sequence:
- the LOC113107939 gene encoding uncharacterized protein LOC113107939 — protein MEMTSEEAACQVHAVFMEPEPEPVSPAACSRSCITRSRRPPRFFVAKEVSSGYKKENGTKETATFGMQYQGVEWHSREKTIQTQRITSFTRLTVQDNANFTEKEGYVPWMDTPEYPTPNNSRYFILDDNNESLKVLRDGTYKVSLQITYKKIFSENTSEIFLQHDIRHCTEAYDGALTLLVHCETVNLKYWTKTLFSEGIFSLKAGDRLKVWSNNRKLIDFKGQISQKTAFVAYPHFST, from the exons ATGGAGATGACAAGCGAGGAGGCAGCCTGTCAGGTCCACGCAGTTTTCATGGAGCCCGAGCCCGAGCCCGTGAGCC CTGCTGCGTGTTCACGCTCCTGTATCACGCGTTCCCGCCGACCTCCAAG gttctttgtggcgaaagaagtTTCTTCAGGTTACAAAAAG GAAAATGGAACCAAGGAGACAGCTACATTTG GAATGCAGTATCAAGGTGTTGAATGGCATAGCAGAGAAAAAACAATCCAAACACAAAGAATCACATCTTTCACTCGTTTGACAG TTCAAGACAATGCCAACTTCACTGAAAAAGAAGGATATGTGCCGTGGATGGATACACCAGAGTATCCGACACCAAACAATAGCAGATACTTCATCCTGGATGACAATAATGAATCTCTGAAAGTCCTTCGCGATGGAACATACAAGGTTTCTCTTCAGATTAcgtacaaaaaaatattcagcgAAAACACAAGTGAAATATTTCTGCAACATGATATTCGTCATTGTACTGAGGCATATGATGGAGCCCTGACCCTGCTCGTCCACTGTGAAACAGTCAACCTCAAATACTGGACGAAAACTCTGTTCTCTGAGGGTATTTTTTCTCTCAAAGCTGGGGACAGACTCAAGGTGTGGTCCAACAATCGGAAACTCATTGACTTTAAAGGGCAAATTTCGCAAAAAACAGCCTTTGTGGCATATCCTCATTTTTCCACATGA